From the Roseibium salinum genome, one window contains:
- a CDS encoding glutathione S-transferase family protein: MKLYFSRNPNPRLAMAVAKYLGVDVEFHFAAPQDPDRGQDYLHLNPNLLLPILDGPPRPLWEADAIACYLSRHIGSQFWRTDADEPEMIRWISWGKETFVKACDTVHWERGTKLRYGIGPSDDDAIQEGLKQFHIAAHILEAQLTTRSWLVGNAVSYADFRMCTFLPFNDVARLPINDYPALSRWYGQIEDIDGWRDPFVGTSAPHLPPVPS, encoded by the coding sequence ATGAAACTGTATTTTAGCCGCAACCCAAACCCACGGTTGGCCATGGCAGTCGCCAAGTACCTTGGCGTGGACGTCGAATTTCATTTTGCTGCGCCCCAGGATCCAGACCGGGGCCAAGACTATCTTCACCTCAACCCGAACCTGCTTCTGCCCATTCTCGATGGCCCGCCGAGGCCGCTTTGGGAAGCCGATGCGATTGCCTGCTACCTCTCGCGGCATATCGGGTCCCAGTTCTGGCGCACCGATGCGGACGAACCCGAGATGATCCGCTGGATAAGCTGGGGGAAAGAGACCTTCGTCAAGGCGTGTGACACGGTTCACTGGGAGCGCGGTACCAAGCTTCGCTATGGCATTGGCCCCTCCGATGATGATGCGATTCAAGAGGGGCTAAAGCAGTTTCACATCGCTGCGCACATTCTCGAGGCACAGCTGACAACTCGCAGCTGGCTGGTTGGGAATGCTGTCTCCTACGCGGACTTCCGCATGTGCACTTTCTTGCCGTTCAACGATGTCGCACGCCTGCCAATTAACGATTACCCTGCCCTGAGCCGGTGGTACGGACAGATCGAAGACATCGACGGATGGCGCGATCCCTTCGTCGGAACCTCCGCCCCGCACCTTCCTCCAGTGCCAAGCTGA
- a CDS encoding trimeric intracellular cation channel family protein, with the protein MGVLILHLLYVVAISAEAMTAALAAGRRDMDWVGVCLLSAVTALGGGSVRDVLLGHHPLIWIVHPEYLVLTAVSALVTIAVARVIHHLRRLFLFLDAVGLVLFTILGCNVAMEMDMPVIVIVVAGMISGCVGGVLRDILCNEIPLLFRSELYASVSVVTGCLYVLGLHFGLPHDPVMIAATALGLTMRLMALRFNWQMPKFVYQRDLH; encoded by the coding sequence ATGGGCGTATTGATCCTGCATTTACTCTACGTTGTCGCCATATCGGCAGAGGCGATGACGGCGGCGCTGGCAGCGGGGCGGCGCGACATGGATTGGGTTGGCGTTTGCCTGCTCAGTGCGGTAACCGCCCTCGGCGGAGGCTCGGTACGCGATGTTCTCCTCGGGCACCACCCTTTGATATGGATTGTCCACCCTGAGTACCTTGTACTTACAGCTGTTTCCGCGCTGGTCACTATCGCCGTTGCGCGCGTTATCCATCATTTGCGGCGTTTGTTCCTGTTCCTTGACGCGGTGGGTCTGGTTCTGTTCACCATTCTCGGGTGCAACGTGGCGATGGAGATGGATATGCCGGTGATTGTGATCGTTGTTGCCGGCATGATCTCCGGCTGCGTAGGTGGGGTCTTGCGAGATATTCTGTGCAATGAGATTCCATTGCTGTTCAGAAGCGAGCTCTATGCCAGTGTTTCGGTGGTGACAGGCTGCCTCTACGTCCTGGGGCTGCACTTCGGACTGCCCCATGATCCGGTCATGATTGCCGCAACGGCCCTGGGACTGACCATGCGCTTGATGGCTCTCCGCTTCAATTGGCAGATGCCGAAGTTCGTTTACCAACGGGATCTGCATTGA
- a CDS encoding helix-turn-helix domain-containing protein, which translates to MVESIGSLLSAVPDEWGPKYETTSGAATRTLTGPNSISFNATSHMALVLLTPQPGREIALNSDKRSQFLAPVGTVEIVPCNAELFARWKVPKENLLLALPPEQLARIAGLEFQRDDFEFCPPQPGHVDKKALLLAQLVREEFQQGSSINHLYMDSLITVFSTYLLRNYSVFQNRPGSQHRGGLSPKVRRIVQDYIRANIGQQLSIEHLAGLAELSPSHFLRAFKKTVGKSPHQYILSLRLEEAEQLVIKTDLPLATIASRTGFANHSHLTATMRRYKFTTPSALRRDRILQRARTQR; encoded by the coding sequence TTGGTCGAATCTATTGGCAGCCTTTTAAGCGCCGTTCCCGACGAATGGGGACCTAAATATGAGACGACAAGTGGAGCGGCTACGCGCACGCTAACAGGCCCCAATTCCATCAGCTTCAACGCGACTTCGCACATGGCGCTAGTGCTGCTGACGCCACAGCCGGGAAGGGAGATTGCGCTCAATTCAGACAAAAGATCGCAGTTTCTGGCTCCCGTCGGAACGGTTGAGATAGTTCCCTGCAACGCTGAGCTTTTCGCGCGTTGGAAGGTGCCAAAAGAGAACCTGTTGCTGGCTCTCCCTCCCGAACAGCTCGCCAGGATTGCCGGTCTCGAGTTCCAGAGGGACGATTTTGAGTTTTGTCCTCCGCAACCCGGACATGTCGATAAGAAGGCACTCTTGCTCGCCCAGTTGGTAAGGGAGGAATTTCAACAAGGGAGCTCTATAAACCATCTCTATATGGATTCACTGATCACGGTTTTCTCCACCTATCTGTTGCGCAACTATTCGGTTTTTCAAAATAGACCCGGATCCCAGCACCGGGGAGGACTATCCCCCAAAGTCCGGCGCATCGTTCAAGATTACATCAGAGCGAATATTGGTCAGCAGTTGTCGATCGAACATCTGGCAGGGCTTGCCGAATTGTCGCCGAGCCATTTTCTGCGCGCCTTCAAAAAGACGGTCGGCAAATCGCCGCATCAGTACATTCTTTCGCTCCGCCTCGAGGAGGCGGAGCAGCTTGTAATCAAGACTGACTTGCCGCTGGCTACGATTGCCAGCCGCACCGGGTTTGCCAATCATAGTCATCTGACGGCGACCATGCGGCGGTACAAATTCACGACGCCAAGCGCTCTGCGCCGCGATCGAATTCTCCAAAGAGCACGAACACAACGATGA
- a CDS encoding type II toxin-antitoxin system VapC family toxin, translating to MIFLDTNVISETLKKAPEPGVIAWLVRHDAELALSTVTIAEIAFGIQKIRPDQRAERLEQGLSDWRRRFADRIFGLTEAAALAYGDIMGAAARQGRGMSAPDGMIAAITHVNGGRLATRNLSDFTTTDLDLISPWVF from the coding sequence TTGATTTTTCTCGACACCAATGTGATTTCAGAAACACTGAAAAAAGCACCTGAGCCGGGCGTGATTGCTTGGCTGGTGCGGCACGATGCCGAACTGGCGCTGTCGACGGTTACGATCGCCGAAATCGCATTCGGCATACAGAAAATCCGTCCGGACCAACGCGCTGAGCGCCTTGAACAGGGACTCTCGGACTGGCGGCGTAGGTTTGCTGATCGGATCTTTGGTCTTACTGAAGCAGCCGCACTCGCTTATGGCGACATCATGGGCGCTGCCGCGCGTCAAGGCCGTGGCATGTCGGCGCCGGACGGCATGATCGCGGCGATCACGCACGTGAATGGTGGCCGCCTGGCCACGCGAAATCTGAGCGACTTCACGACTACAGACCTCGATCTGATTTCACCCTGGGTGTTTTAA
- a CDS encoding lysozyme inhibitor LprI family protein, translating to MKSVMLTAAIILSTPAFAFAQDKCYDNAEDQIAMDRCADAALKKSDKKLNELYKQIAARLKEDADTKKLLVQAQRDWIKFRDAECDFQTAAAAGGSVMPMLIAQCMDGLTQARAEQFEGYLNCEEGDMSCPVPAAN from the coding sequence ATGAAATCTGTGATGTTGACTGCTGCGATAATTCTATCCACGCCGGCATTCGCATTTGCTCAGGACAAATGCTACGACAACGCCGAGGATCAGATCGCTATGGACCGATGCGCCGATGCCGCGCTCAAAAAATCCGACAAGAAACTCAATGAACTTTACAAGCAGATTGCAGCCCGACTGAAGGAAGACGCCGACACGAAGAAGCTGCTTGTTCAGGCGCAGCGAGATTGGATCAAGTTTCGCGATGCCGAGTGTGATTTCCAGACCGCAGCAGCGGCCGGAGGAAGTGTCATGCCCATGCTCATCGCCCAGTGCATGGATGGCCTTACACAAGCCCGTGCCGAGCAATTCGAGGGTTATCTGAATTGCGAGGAAGGGGACATGAGTTGCCCCGTTCCGGCCGCCAACTGA
- a CDS encoding NmrA family NAD(P)-binding protein, giving the protein MYIIIGGTGQVGSAVAQTLLKRGEAVTVVTRDADHAADLKEAGAATAVGDIRDIEFLRNTFQSGTRAFLLNPPADPSGDTDAEERANVEAICEALDDSGLEKVVAASTYGARAGQRCGDLTVLHELEERLRDQPIPAAINRGAYYMSNWAMALEPARENGSLPSFFPDDLELPMVAPEDLGEAAAERLLSAPADSGIRYVEGPRRYSPRHVAEALSDVLGRPVDVEPIARESWQETFKAFGFSDQAAASYACMTATVVDEEPEVPDDPIRGRTELRDYIRQLAK; this is encoded by the coding sequence ATGTACATCATTATTGGAGGCACCGGACAGGTCGGTTCGGCAGTGGCGCAGACCCTGCTGAAGCGGGGCGAAGCCGTTACTGTTGTTACCCGTGATGCGGATCATGCTGCGGACCTGAAGGAAGCCGGGGCCGCTACGGCCGTGGGAGATATCCGCGACATCGAATTCTTGAGGAACACATTCCAAAGCGGGACGAGAGCTTTTCTTCTCAATCCGCCGGCCGACCCGTCGGGCGACACCGATGCAGAAGAACGCGCAAATGTTGAGGCGATCTGCGAAGCGTTGGACGATTCCGGCCTCGAGAAAGTCGTGGCGGCGTCCACCTATGGTGCGCGTGCCGGTCAGCGGTGCGGAGACCTTACCGTGCTGCACGAACTCGAAGAGAGGCTGCGCGACCAGCCGATCCCGGCGGCAATCAATCGCGGCGCCTACTACATGAGCAACTGGGCGATGGCGCTGGAGCCGGCGCGTGAGAATGGCAGCCTTCCGAGCTTCTTTCCTGACGATCTCGAACTCCCCATGGTTGCGCCCGAAGATCTGGGCGAAGCGGCCGCGGAGAGATTGCTGAGTGCCCCTGCCGACAGCGGCATTCGCTATGTGGAAGGCCCGAGACGCTACAGCCCGAGGCACGTCGCTGAAGCGCTGTCCGATGTGTTGGGCCGGCCGGTCGACGTCGAACCGATCGCCCGAGAGAGCTGGCAGGAGACATTCAAGGCGTTCGGGTTTTCTGACCAGGCCGCGGCGTCGTATGCATGCATGACAGCAACGGTTGTCGATGAGGAGCCTGAGGTGCCGGACGACCCCATTCGTGGGCGGACGGAGTTGCGTGATTATATTCGCCAGTTGGCGAAGTAG
- the chrA gene encoding chromate efflux transporter — protein MSSSSELVMDGNPSLAEAARVWWKIGILSFGGPAAQIALMHKEIVENRDWLSERQFLNALSFCMLLPGPEAMQLATYAGWRLHGTLGGLLAGLLFVLPGAAVIMSLATVYSIYGDVPLIAALFYGIKAAVLVIVVEALLRVAKRALSQKVHWLVACLAFIGIFFLSIPYPLIVLMSGIFGWFVATTDEGQQAVDMAHVSVAKTFSTIAAWLALWLLPLLALGWLGAPDLLVEVGEFFSTLAIVTFGGAYAVLAYMAQDVVVQFGWLTAGEMVDALGLAETTPGPLILVTQFVGFLAGFKEGGLLLALSAAVVVLWVTFAPCFLWIFAGAPYIEWISAQPRLRGALKAITAAVVGVILNLSIWFALHVLFAKVNRQQFGPVTLWRPDIATIESLAAALFLLSCFLAFRLHWGIIRILLVAAVLGAALRLLL, from the coding sequence ATGAGCAGCTCCAGCGAACTGGTGATGGACGGGAACCCGAGCCTCGCGGAAGCGGCACGGGTTTGGTGGAAGATCGGCATCTTGTCGTTCGGCGGTCCCGCGGCTCAGATTGCGCTCATGCACAAGGAGATCGTCGAGAACCGCGACTGGCTCTCCGAGCGGCAGTTCCTGAACGCGCTGAGTTTTTGCATGCTGCTGCCCGGGCCGGAAGCGATGCAGTTGGCCACCTATGCAGGGTGGCGATTGCACGGCACCCTGGGCGGTCTGCTCGCGGGATTGCTGTTTGTCTTGCCCGGAGCAGCGGTGATCATGTCGCTGGCCACGGTCTACAGCATCTACGGAGACGTGCCGCTTATTGCAGCGCTGTTCTATGGGATCAAGGCCGCCGTCCTGGTAATCGTGGTCGAGGCGCTGTTGCGGGTTGCGAAGCGGGCGCTTTCGCAGAAAGTGCACTGGCTGGTCGCGTGTTTAGCCTTCATAGGGATTTTCTTTCTCTCAATTCCATATCCGCTGATTGTCCTGATGTCCGGCATTTTCGGCTGGTTTGTAGCGACCACGGACGAAGGACAGCAGGCGGTCGATATGGCGCATGTCTCGGTCGCAAAGACGTTCAGCACGATTGCCGCCTGGCTCGCGCTTTGGCTGCTGCCGCTGCTGGCCCTTGGATGGCTGGGCGCCCCTGACCTTCTTGTCGAGGTAGGAGAATTCTTTTCAACACTCGCCATCGTTACGTTTGGTGGCGCCTATGCCGTTCTCGCCTATATGGCGCAGGATGTCGTGGTCCAGTTTGGCTGGCTGACGGCAGGCGAAATGGTCGACGCGTTGGGATTGGCGGAGACCACGCCCGGGCCACTGATCCTCGTCACGCAATTCGTCGGCTTTCTTGCCGGGTTCAAGGAAGGCGGGCTCCTGCTTGCTCTGAGCGCCGCGGTGGTGGTGTTATGGGTGACCTTCGCGCCCTGTTTTCTCTGGATATTCGCCGGCGCGCCCTACATCGAATGGATCTCGGCCCAGCCACGGCTGAGAGGTGCCCTCAAGGCAATTACGGCGGCCGTCGTCGGCGTCATCCTCAATCTCTCGATCTGGTTCGCCCTGCATGTATTGTTCGCCAAGGTAAACCGACAGCAGTTCGGACCTGTGACGCTTTGGCGGCCCGACATCGCAACGATTGAATCGCTCGCCGCGGCGCTGTTTCTCCTCAGCTGCTTTCTGGCCTTCCGGCTGCATTGGGGCATCATCAGAATTCTACTGGTCGCCGCGGTTCTCGGGGCGGCTCTGCGACTGTTGCTATGA
- a CDS encoding nucleoside hydrolase, translating to MARRIGKRLLQVVFWLCCVTLLALATFALPVQTWRTGELPASDLPTSRPDAERPSRLWIDTDAACGHGRRSDPDDCLAVLNLVQSEEIRIAGVSTVFGNAALEVTDPTTRELASRLSAAGNPMPDVWRGSASPMTPQGAAPTEATSALADALRAGPLTIVALGPLTNVASTLRSQPELAGNVEQVIAVMGRRPGHLFHPSEGNGDGILFGHGPIFSDLNFRKDPAAVRFLLSTAVPVTLIPYEAARNVILTPEDLAGIANSGPAGAWVADSAAGWMNFWQESVGLDGFYPFDLVAAHYVLAPQSFRCSTAQARVEPGWAPDWLWMIDSAGLFVNVPKSGTDGRRVNYCHILSGNHSAHR from the coding sequence ATGGCGCGACGTATCGGAAAGCGGCTGTTGCAAGTGGTGTTTTGGCTATGCTGCGTCACCCTGCTGGCACTCGCGACCTTCGCGCTGCCTGTCCAGACGTGGCGGACGGGTGAACTTCCGGCAAGCGACCTGCCGACGTCGCGGCCGGATGCAGAGAGGCCTTCCCGGCTCTGGATCGATACGGACGCCGCCTGCGGCCACGGTCGCCGCAGTGATCCCGACGATTGCCTCGCCGTCCTCAACCTCGTGCAGTCGGAAGAAATCCGGATTGCCGGAGTGTCGACCGTGTTCGGCAATGCTGCACTTGAGGTGACCGACCCGACAACCCGGGAACTCGCGTCTCGACTTTCGGCGGCTGGAAATCCAATGCCCGATGTGTGGCGCGGTTCGGCCTCACCAATGACGCCGCAAGGCGCGGCACCGACCGAAGCGACATCAGCGCTGGCTGACGCCCTCAGGGCGGGGCCACTGACGATTGTTGCGCTCGGGCCACTCACCAATGTTGCATCCACTCTTCGCTCGCAGCCAGAACTTGCCGGCAATGTGGAGCAAGTCATCGCCGTCATGGGACGTCGTCCCGGCCACCTGTTCCATCCGAGCGAAGGCAACGGAGACGGCATCCTTTTCGGTCACGGTCCGATCTTCAGCGACCTCAACTTCCGCAAAGACCCGGCGGCCGTCCGCTTCCTGCTCTCGACCGCTGTGCCGGTCACGCTGATCCCCTATGAGGCCGCTCGCAACGTGATCCTGACACCGGAGGACCTGGCCGGGATCGCCAACTCAGGACCAGCCGGCGCATGGGTCGCCGACAGCGCTGCCGGCTGGATGAACTTCTGGCAGGAGAGCGTGGGTCTTGACGGGTTCTATCCATTCGACCTCGTCGCGGCGCACTACGTGCTCGCCCCCCAAAGCTTCCGCTGCAGCACGGCGCAAGCGCGGGTCGAGCCAGGATGGGCACCGGATTGGCTGTGGATGATCGACAGCGCAGGCCTGTTCGTGAACGTACCGAAGAGCGGCACAGACGGACGAAGGGTCAACTATTGCCACATTCTGTCCGGCAATCACTCCGCACACCGCTAG
- a CDS encoding DUF6481 family protein: protein MKNIRNNEHSDRRSAAKDAKAALVEAFRAAKKAAEPTREARQTERRLIAEARDKRRSEREQMKLDEQNRVAAEAAARDAAVTAAARAEIDARELADKNRIERVLQDEAARKAERDRRYANRKARQA from the coding sequence TTGAAAAATATTAGAAACAACGAACACTCCGACCGCCGTAGTGCTGCGAAGGACGCCAAGGCGGCTCTTGTTGAGGCCTTTCGAGCCGCAAAGAAAGCTGCCGAACCGACCCGAGAAGCCAGACAGACGGAGCGGCGTTTGATCGCAGAAGCTCGTGACAAGCGCCGCTCCGAGCGCGAGCAGATGAAGCTTGATGAACAAAATCGCGTTGCCGCGGAAGCAGCTGCACGAGATGCCGCCGTTACTGCCGCAGCCAGAGCTGAAATCGACGCTCGGGAGCTGGCTGACAAGAACCGTATCGAACGTGTCCTGCAGGACGAGGCAGCTCGTAAAGCTGAACGCGACCGGCGCTACGCAAATCGAAAGGCCCGTCAGGCCTGA
- a CDS encoding mechanosensitive ion channel family protein yields the protein MSIRKRLLRLVLALFVVVLGTGAFAQSPSSERVDSDTGVLSAASENPHDLKTILDQLAQPDEENRQPLEELLEPANTNSPRDTIVSFVKLTQRYYDLLRQNAYTAEDDAELQHLYDEMQWFFDLRDVAPSLRQDVAVSSAVYLREVIDRIGLPQVDQIPDRKQMLAAIGEGDPPAWKIGNSPLVITRIDEGPNQGKYVFSAETLESVEDLFWQLRSFPYRSSAAENFYEASFLTPRPTLQAWSDSLPAWMHKGFLGQTIWQWMAMVLLFAIAALLIWLLSSVLKQISRNAQPLLRNAILLLVPLFVVVESYVLYDLLGDKIFITGLVFQTAVYIIYGMALVAGVVFIFSLGTVLIELVASTKRAKHRPSDMHLLILGIRVASIVAIIVVVLQGMYLMGFSLATILAGAGVTGLAIALAAQNTLRNIFGSLMLLLDKPFKVGQRIKIKGYEGVVEDIGMRSTRLRLLSGHLVSIPNENLAGLDIENVDMRPAIQRTINLPLPYDTALEKVQRAITILHEILSVSGSAVTTTGDRPSPQGKPLGREDRTLQHSNEAINHPEHPPRVFFNEINPDSLNIIVTYWYSPPDHYAYLDHCQMINHEIIRRFREEGL from the coding sequence ATGAGCATTCGGAAACGCCTGCTGCGCCTTGTCCTGGCACTCTTTGTTGTGGTTCTCGGTACAGGGGCATTTGCACAAAGCCCCAGTTCTGAACGGGTTGATAGCGACACCGGTGTACTGTCTGCCGCGTCCGAAAACCCCCATGACCTCAAAACAATTCTCGATCAACTCGCTCAACCTGATGAAGAGAACCGCCAACCCCTGGAAGAACTCCTTGAGCCGGCGAATACGAACAGCCCTCGGGATACAATCGTAAGCTTCGTCAAGTTGACGCAGCGCTATTACGATCTTCTGCGACAGAACGCATACACCGCCGAGGACGATGCCGAACTGCAGCATCTCTATGACGAAATGCAATGGTTCTTCGATCTCAGAGATGTGGCACCGTCGCTGCGTCAAGATGTGGCCGTAAGTTCCGCAGTCTATCTCCGTGAAGTGATTGATCGGATCGGCCTGCCTCAGGTCGATCAGATCCCTGATCGGAAACAGATGCTCGCGGCCATCGGCGAAGGCGATCCACCGGCATGGAAGATCGGCAACAGCCCGCTTGTCATTACGCGTATTGATGAAGGTCCCAACCAGGGCAAGTACGTGTTCAGCGCGGAAACACTGGAATCGGTCGAGGACCTCTTCTGGCAACTTAGATCATTTCCCTACAGAAGCTCGGCCGCCGAAAACTTCTACGAGGCGTCGTTCCTGACGCCGCGCCCGACACTTCAGGCATGGTCAGACAGTCTCCCGGCCTGGATGCACAAAGGCTTTCTCGGACAGACCATTTGGCAGTGGATGGCGATGGTATTGCTCTTTGCCATCGCCGCCCTGCTGATTTGGCTCCTCTCGTCCGTCCTGAAGCAAATCAGCCGAAACGCTCAACCCCTCTTGCGTAATGCGATTCTGCTTCTTGTGCCGCTGTTCGTGGTGGTTGAAAGCTATGTGCTCTACGATCTATTAGGCGACAAGATCTTCATCACCGGCCTGGTCTTTCAGACCGCAGTCTACATCATTTACGGCATGGCCCTCGTCGCTGGCGTCGTTTTCATATTCTCACTCGGAACCGTATTGATCGAGTTGGTTGCCTCGACGAAGCGCGCCAAGCATCGACCATCCGATATGCACCTATTGATCCTCGGCATCCGGGTGGCCAGCATCGTTGCGATTATAGTTGTCGTGCTGCAGGGAATGTATCTAATGGGATTCTCGCTCGCCACCATTCTTGCTGGTGCCGGGGTAACGGGTCTTGCCATCGCACTGGCGGCACAAAACACGCTGCGTAATATCTTTGGCAGTCTGATGCTGCTACTGGACAAGCCCTTCAAGGTGGGGCAGCGGATAAAGATCAAGGGCTACGAGGGCGTTGTCGAAGACATCGGAATGCGCTCGACCCGGCTGCGCCTGCTCTCGGGACACCTCGTCAGTATTCCCAACGAGAACCTTGCAGGCCTGGATATCGAGAATGTTGACATGCGTCCTGCCATCCAGCGCACGATCAACCTCCCCCTACCGTACGATACCGCTTTGGAGAAAGTTCAACGTGCCATAACAATTCTGCACGAAATTCTGTCCGTGTCTGGATCCGCCGTCACGACGACGGGCGATCGGCCGTCACCGCAAGGAAAGCCGCTTGGCCGGGAAGATCGGACACTGCAGCACTCCAATGAAGCAATCAATCACCCGGAGCACCCGCCGCGCGTTTTCTTCAATGAAATCAATCCGGACTCACTCAACATCATCGTAACGTACTGGTACAGCCCGCCGGATCACTACGCATATCTGGACCATTGCCAGATGATCAACCACGAGATCATTCGCCGCTTTCGCGAAGAGGGCCTATGA
- a CDS encoding EF-hand domain-containing protein, with translation MQKTLLVAVFVLSAGTGLATAQQGPAIHEGHLNQIDANNDGGVSQGEYQSFMTESFTSLDQNGDGVLVEGEVAKVLTPEQFATTDANTDGRVSRNEFLRQVMSDFATADKGQDGQLK, from the coding sequence ATGCAAAAGACGCTTCTCGTAGCAGTATTTGTCCTCTCTGCTGGAACCGGTTTGGCGACAGCTCAACAAGGGCCGGCGATTCATGAGGGACATCTCAACCAGATCGACGCCAACAATGACGGGGGTGTCAGCCAAGGGGAATATCAGTCTTTCATGACTGAAAGCTTCACCAGCCTCGACCAAAACGGAGATGGTGTCCTCGTCGAAGGTGAAGTCGCCAAAGTGCTCACACCAGAGCAGTTTGCCACGACTGACGCCAATACGGATGGTCGTGTGAGCCGCAACGAGTTCCTGCGTCAAGTCATGAGCGATTTCGCCACGGCCGACAAGGGTCAGGACGGCCAGTTAAAGTGA
- a CDS encoding cold-shock protein, with translation MTTGTVKWFNSTKGFGFIQPDNGGPDAFVHITAVERAGMHEIVEGQKIGYDMERDTKSGKMSACNLQAA, from the coding sequence ATGACCACTGGCACAGTAAAATGGTTCAATTCCACCAAGGGCTTCGGCTTCATCCAGCCTGACAACGGCGGCCCGGACGCATTCGTCCATATCACCGCTGTCGAACGTGCTGGCATGCACGAAATCGTTGAAGGCCAGAAAATCGGCTACGACATGGAGCGCGACACCAAGTCGGGCAAGATGTCCGCCTGCAATCTGCAGGCCGCCTGA
- a CDS encoding MucR family transcriptional regulator, translated as MTVNLVDKTVDIVSAYVGNNNVDSTDLPGLIHRIHGALEKTAAGAWKSEPEPLKPAVPIKKSVTPDYIICLEDGKKFKSLKRHLRSHYDMTPEEYRAKWKLDADYPMVAPNYAATRSALAKKMGLGQQHKLRKLRR; from the coding sequence ATGACAGTAAACCTTGTCGACAAGACCGTAGACATTGTCTCGGCCTATGTGGGCAACAACAATGTGGACTCGACAGATCTGCCGGGCCTGATTCACAGAATTCACGGCGCTCTGGAGAAGACCGCAGCCGGCGCCTGGAAGAGCGAGCCCGAGCCGCTGAAGCCGGCCGTGCCGATCAAGAAATCGGTCACGCCGGATTACATCATCTGCCTTGAAGACGGCAAGAAATTCAAGTCGCTGAAGCGCCACTTGCGCAGCCACTACGACATGACGCCGGAAGAGTACCGCGCAAAGTGGAAGCTCGATGCCGATTATCCGATGGTGGCGCCCAACTATGCCGCGACCCGCTCGGCGCTGGCCAAGAAAATGGGGCTGGGCCAGCAGCACAAGCTGCGCAAGCTGCGCAGATAG
- a CDS encoding sulfurtransferase/chromate resistance protein translates to MASYNEISVSTLARLVGTPDCPALLDVRIDEDFDDDPRLIPGAIRQPFRNVVDLASELAGRSVVVYCQKGLKISQGAAALLRAAGIRAEALEGGQFAWRDAGQPMLLADRLPPRDAAGRTVWVTRHRPKIDRIACPWLIRRFVDPRAQILFVAASQVHNVAEKFGATPFDVEDAFWSHRGENCTFDTMIEEFGIGNDALARLALIVRGADTNKHDLAPEAAGLLAASLGLSRMYRDDLEQLEAGMTLYDAFYRWARDATEEGHDWPAASAKV, encoded by the coding sequence ATGGCGTCGTACAATGAAATCTCCGTATCGACTTTGGCACGCTTGGTGGGGACACCCGACTGTCCCGCGCTGCTTGATGTGCGTATCGATGAAGACTTCGATGATGATCCACGATTGATCCCTGGCGCAATTCGCCAGCCTTTCCGAAACGTGGTCGATCTGGCCAGCGAACTCGCAGGCCGATCGGTTGTGGTTTATTGTCAAAAAGGCCTGAAGATCAGCCAGGGCGCTGCGGCTTTGCTGCGCGCCGCAGGCATCCGGGCGGAAGCCCTCGAGGGCGGACAATTCGCCTGGAGAGATGCCGGACAGCCGATGCTTCTGGCGGACAGGCTTCCGCCACGGGATGCTGCCGGGCGCACGGTTTGGGTGACGCGTCACAGACCCAAAATCGATCGCATCGCCTGCCCCTGGCTCATTCGCAGGTTTGTCGATCCAAGGGCTCAGATACTGTTTGTGGCCGCATCGCAGGTCCACAATGTCGCTGAGAAGTTCGGCGCAACCCCTTTCGATGTCGAGGACGCGTTCTGGAGCCACCGCGGCGAAAACTGCACATTCGACACAATGATCGAAGAGTTCGGCATCGGCAATGACGCACTTGCCAGATTGGCTTTGATCGTCAGGGGCGCCGATACCAACAAGCATGACCTTGCTCCGGAAGCCGCAGGACTTCTTGCTGCGTCGCTTGGCCTGTCGCGGATGTACCGCGATGATCTGGAACAGCTCGAAGCCGGCATGACCCTTTATGACGCCTTCTACCGCTGGGCGCGCGACGCCACGGAAGAAGGGCATGATTGGCCTGCTGCTTCGGCGAAGGTGTAG